The Porphyrobacter sp. HT-58-2 genome has a window encoding:
- the dapA gene encoding 4-hydroxy-tetrahydrodipicolinate synthase, protein MFSGSIPALVTPFRGGTFDEAAFRRLVDWQIENGSAALVPCGTTGEASTLSNAEHHRVIEVCIEQAAGRVPVIAGCGSNDTRNAQLHMNFAKKAGAAAGLCVAPYYNRPSQRGLIAHFSYLAENCELPIVLYNVPARTVTDILDDTVVELVTKYPDRIIAIKDASGDLSRVADHRMGIGREFCQLSGNDELWLPHAAAGGRGCISVTANVAPRLCAEFHEAIAANELKKARQLNDRLFPLHYAMFSDASPAPVKYALSRVHDWIEPEVRLPLVECSDEAKRAVDEALVSAGVIPG, encoded by the coding sequence ATGTTCAGCGGATCGATACCCGCTCTGGTGACTCCTTTTCGCGGTGGGACGTTCGACGAGGCGGCATTCCGGCGCCTGGTCGACTGGCAGATCGAAAACGGTAGCGCCGCGCTGGTGCCTTGCGGCACGACGGGGGAGGCCTCGACCCTGTCCAACGCCGAGCATCACCGCGTGATCGAGGTCTGCATCGAACAGGCGGCAGGCCGCGTGCCGGTAATCGCGGGCTGCGGGTCGAATGATACGCGCAATGCCCAGTTGCACATGAACTTCGCCAAGAAGGCAGGCGCGGCAGCCGGGCTTTGCGTCGCGCCCTATTACAACCGCCCGAGCCAGCGCGGGTTGATCGCCCACTTCAGCTATCTCGCGGAAAACTGCGAACTGCCGATCGTGCTCTACAACGTGCCGGCGCGCACCGTCACCGATATCCTTGATGATACGGTGGTGGAGCTCGTGACCAAATATCCCGACCGGATCATCGCCATCAAGGACGCGTCGGGTGACCTTTCACGCGTGGCCGATCACCGCATGGGCATCGGGCGCGAGTTCTGCCAGCTGTCGGGCAATGACGAGCTGTGGCTGCCCCACGCGGCAGCGGGTGGGCGCGGCTGCATTTCGGTGACCGCCAACGTTGCGCCCAGGCTGTGCGCCGAATTCCACGAAGCCATCGCCGCCAACGAGCTGAAGAAGGCGCGCCAGCTGAACGACCGCCTGTTCCCGCTGCACTACGCGATGTTCTCCGACGCTTCGCCTGCGCCGGTGAAGTATGCCTTGAGCCGCGTCCATGACTGGATCGAGCCCGAAGTGCGCCTGCCGCTGGTGGAATGCTCGGACGAAGCCAAGCGCGCGGTGGACGAGGCGCTGGTGAGCGCGGGGGTGATCCCCGGCTAA